Sequence from the Pirellulales bacterium genome:
GCTGAGTCCCAGCCAGTAGATCGTGTCGAGTTCCTGTCGGAACGGGTCGACGATGTTCTCGATGTTGATCTGGTGAAAGGTCGCGTGGTCGGCGGGCGTCCAAATCGGCTGCTGCGGATCGGCGAAGCCTTGCAAGCCCGTCCCGTAGTCCCGCACGACCTTGAACTCGCCGGCCGCCAAGTCGAAATTCCTGCTCCACAGGACGTGGCCGGGCTTGCTGAACGGCCCGGTGCGGTCGTCGGCGTAAATCGTCGCCAGCACGTGATCGATCCGGGTCTCCAATCCCTGGGCGACTGAATACCAGAAATGGATGTCCGACACCGGGCCCGTCTGGCTGCACCTCCAGTCGTCGGCAATCTCATGCTGGGGGGTCACGATCTCCACGTCCCAGCCGAAGGGGTCCGGCAGTTGCGGAAAGTGCATCTTGTGCGAGTCGCCGGGACGCCAATCGGCCCCGACCGGCGCCGCGCACAGGAGGACGACGCCGCCGAAAGTCGCAATGATCTGTCTCGCGTTCATGAGTTCTTACCTCCCGCCAAGTTCCGCCGCACGCAGCCCGCGAGACGACCCGCGGGCCGGCGAGCGGCGATTCGATACGGACCGTCGGACGGCCGACGCTCCGAGGACGCCCCCCAGGCCGAGGAGCTCGGCGGACGGCTCGGGAACGGCGGCGTCGTTCGCCAGGACCGGAACGCCGCCGTACTGTCGCTGCCACGCCAAGAAGTCGGAACCGTTGACGAAGCCGTCGCCCGTGGCGTCGCCCTGCATGTGCGCCGCCCCGACCAAACCGTAATGGACCTGCCAGAGGGCCAAGTCGGCCGCGTCGACGTCCCCGTCTTCGTCAAAGTCCGCCTCCGCCCACGGTTCGACGATTTCATCCCAGATCTCGATCGAGCCCGGATTGAGGAACGGCTCGACGTCCAACCCGTCGATGTTGTCGGTCGGCAGAACGCCGAGCGCGGTCGCGGGAAGATAGAGGTAGGGCACGCCCGCGAATCCTGTCGCCAGCACGTCGGCCGGCGACCAGCCGCGCTGCGTCAGGGTCGGCGATCCGGGGGCCAGCGAGAAGACGGCGAAGTCGAGTTGCGACGTCGCCTGCAAGTTCCCGTCGACGTCCCACACGGCCAACGCGTCGATCTCGTCGCCGCCCGTCAAACCGATCAACGGCGCCGCCGCAAACATGGCCAGCGGACCGCCCCCGGGAGGCGACGCCAGAATGTCCGCTCCCCCGGCGCCGAGCGGCGTCAAATCGGGGCTCGCCGCATCGAGCGACAGGTAGACGGGCCGCTCCGAGACGAAGTCGCCGTTGAGATCGAAGGGCGTCAGTTCCAGGGCGTCCATGTCGTCCATGTCGGTGACGCCGGGCAGTCCCGACGTGTAGGGATTGAACAGCGTCGGCGGGATCGTCGGGATTTCGTTGTAGCGCGTCTGATTGGCGCTCAGCAGATTGATCGGCCCCGGGAAGACCGGTCCCGCAATCGCCGCCGGCCCCGCCATGCCGAAGACGGTGGCCGTGACCGGAAGCGTGGTGAAGCCGTTGACGACGAACCGATCGCCCGCCGCTTGGCGCCGCGTCGCCTGATGCGCGACATGCGTTCCCGGCATGCCGATCGAGAGATCATCGACCGAGAAATAAACGACCAACTGTTCGGCGAAGAGCAGTTCGCCGTTGGAGATGCCGTCGACGTTGCTGAGGCTGCCGAGGGCCGCGACCCCGAACGACGGCCCCGTCAAATGGAGGACGGGGCCGGGTCCCCCCGCGTCGAACCCGCCCGCCCCGGCGCCCAGCACCTCGCCGTAGACGTCGCTCGTCGACGCCGGGTTGTGCGGCATCGCTGACGGCGAAGCGCGATCGATCGAGATCGGATCGGGCTGCAGCGGCGGCGCGGGATCGGCGTACGCCGAGAGGCCGCCGCCTTGACCGACGCAACACGCGCACGCCAGAAACGCTTCCAGGACCGGTTTGAACTTGACGCGCCACATCGTGCACCTCCTCCCAAGGACTGCAGGGCATTGCCGCCCCGCGTGCGTCGGCCGCTTGCCGAACGTCATGCTCACGTCGACGCCTGGCTCAGGGTCCCTCGCTGCGGGGACGACTTGTCTTCGCAACGGGCGTTCGCTCCAAGCCGCTGCAGCGGTTTGGAGCCGAGCGAGGGACAACCAAGGCGCCGCCTTGGCAGCTGTCGTTGACGCCGCCCCAGAGTGGATGACGGCGGCAAGCAGAACCCGTGTGTCGCACTCAATGGGCGAAAACGCCCTGCGATGGCGATCGCTGGCGACGAGCGCGATGATCGAGAGCCTTGCGTTGAAACGAGTAACGACGATTCCGCCCGCATCGCGCAGCGGTCAGACGGATCTTGCTGCAAATCACGGACCTCGGTCCCGCTCAGCGCCGCGCTCGACTGCGCGGACGGGCGAGACCAATCACGGTCCGCCGTACGGCGAAGCGAACCGACTGCCGCGAGCGCCGCGGAACGTCCCTGACGGCGATTGCGACGCGAGGGAGCGTCGCCGTCAGGTCAGGTCGCTCGACCGGCGCAAGTCCTCCATCCCGTCGCGGCCGCTGAGGGTTAACCGCAAACGACGATGAGGCGGGCTGCGAGGCCTCCGTCAGGGCTGCGAGCGCCATAGGCTTGTCATAGCCTAGTCTCGACATGGCATTACCAGGGAGGTCCGCAAGCAACTCGCGCCCGGGGATCGAGCAATGTCGGCAAACTTGGTTCCGATCGAAGAATTGAGGATCGGCGATCGGCTGTACGAGTCGGTTTACGATCGAATCGGTCGCCTGCTGGTTGCGGGCGGGACGGTCGTCGGCGAGACGATCCAGACCCGGCTGGCGGAAGAAGGGGTCGTGCGGGTTTTGCTGGAGGATCGCAGCGCGCGGCCGACGAGCGATTCGATCGGCGGCTGTTCTCGGTGCGGACTGGGGCTCGCCTTGAAGGTCCCCTCCGCCGGCTCGCCCGCCCTGGTCACGGCGTGCAGCGGCTGCGGCGCGATTTACGTCGCGGCCTTCGACGGCGCCTGTCCCGGACTCTGTTGCGGTCCCGAGCGGGTCTACTGCGATCGCAGCCGCTGTGCGCATCTCGCGCCGGTCTTCCTCCATACCCTGTCGCCCGCCGAACTCGCCTCCGTCCGCGCCCTGGGGACTCCCGGAGCGGTCATCCCGGACATTCTCCACTCCGGCGAAGAACGTCGCCGCAGCAAGCGGCATCGGCTCCACGCCTCCGTCTCGGTCCTCCCGCTCGACGGGTCGTTTCGCGTGCTGGGCCCCCCGCTTCCGGCGACGCTCCGCAATCTCTCCTTCTCGGGTGTCTGCGTCGCCTTCGGCGCGGATCGCGAGACGGGTGCGGCGGTGGTCGACTTCACCCCGTCCGGGGTTCCGCAGCTTCGCTTGATCGTGCGGGTCGTCTGGACGGCGATCACCGAGGCCGAGCGGCTCATGAGCGGGGTGATTTGCGGGCGAATGCACGAGTCGGCCGGCGACCTCCGTTCGCTCCAGGATCTGCTCCAGCGCGGCCAGCGCACGGCCGCGACGCTGGCCGGCGCGACCTCGTCGCGCGGCTGACGGCGCCGCTCGGCGCTGGCGACCGACGGCCAGCCGCGTCCCCCGTCGCGCGGTCGCGTTCCTCGCAAGTTCGGCTCGAACGAGGCGGCCTTCGCGCGTCCGCGCCCGGGAATTCGTCGACGTCGAGATGGTCGAGGCTGGTTGCGGGCGCGGAATGCCGGAACGCCTTCACGGCGCGATTGTTCGCGACTCGCGGCGTTTTCTCCTTGGATCGGCGTTGCCTGGATTTGATTTGAGGTATACACTATGTGTATACCTTCCTCGGGCCGTTCGGGAGCAGGAGCACGCCATGACCAAAACGCTGATCAAGCACGGCAACAGCCTGGCCCTGGTGATCGACAAGCCGATCCTCGAATTGCTTCAAATCTCGGCGGACACGCCGTTGGAGTTGTCGACCAACGGCGACCTTATCGTCATCACGCCCGTGCGGAACGCGAAGCGACAACAACAACTCCGCGCTTCGCTGAAGAAGATCAACGGGAAGTTCGGCGACGACCTTCGGCGATTGGCGGAGTAATCGGCCGTGGTCGATTTCCTGAGCGTATCGGACGTCTTGCTGCTGCACCTCGATCAGATCGAACTCTATGGAGGCGATCCCGGCGTGCGCGACCTGGGGCTGTTGGATTCGGCGGTTGCGCAGCCGCGGGCGACGTTCGGAGGCGAGTTGCTGCACCAGTTCCCGTTTGAGACGGCGGCGGCGTACTTGTTTCATCTCGTTCAGAATCACCCGTTCGTGGACGGCAACAAACGCACGGGAGCCGTTGCGGCGCTCGTCTTTCTCGACCTCAACGGGATTGAGATCGAAGCGCCTCCCGGCGGTCTCTCCGAGTTGACGCTTGCCGTCGCGACCGGTCAGGCCGACAAAGCGCGCATCGCCGCATTCCTTCAACGGCATGCGAACTAGGCGGTCGCCTCCGCGGCGACGCTCCGCAATCTCTCCTTCTCGGGTGTCTGCGTCGCCTTCGGCGCGGATCGCGAGACGGGTGCGGCGGTGGTCGACTTCACCCCGTCCGGGGTTCCGCAGCTTCGCTTGATCGTGCGGGTCGTCTGGACGGCGATCACCGAGGCCGAGCGGCTCATGAGCGGGGTGATTTGCGGGCGAATGCACGAGTCGGCCGGCGACCTCCGTTCGCTCCAGGATCTGCTCCAGCGCGGCCAGCGCACGGCCGCGACGCTGGCCGGCGCGACCTCGTCGCGCGGCTGACGGCGCCGCTCGGCGCTGGCGACCGACGGCCAGCCGCGTCCCCCGTCGCGCGGTCGCGTTCCTCGCAAGTTCGGCTCGAACGAGGCGGCCTTCGCGCGTCCGCGCCCGGGAACTCGTCGACGTCGAGATGGTCGAGGCTGGTTGCGGGCGCGGATTGCCGGAAATGGGCAGCGCCGCTCTCGGCGCCGATCAGCCCAACACAACCGCCTGGGGCCCGAGGACGTTCCAGGCGAACGCGGGCGAAGCAGCCGGGACGAACGGGCTATCGCAACCTCTGCGATTCTTCCGAGGAGCGTCCAGGTTCGATGGGGACGCTGCCCTCTTCTACGGCGATTGGGACGGTCCTTGCGTCACGTGTCGGCGTTGTTTCCTGCGAGGATCTCGGGCCCCAACCAACCTCGCGATTCCAGGAGTGAGACCACTTCGTCGGCAATGTCTCGCGCAGTACGCGCTTCCGTCGAGGCGATGACGTCGGCGTCGGTCGGGGCTTCGTAGGGGAAGGTCACGCCCGGAAAATTCTCGATCTCGCCAGCCTCCGCCGCTTGGTAGCGACCGAGCGCGTCCCGCCGGCGACAAACGGCGAGCGGCGTCGCCAAGTGGACGTGGACGAGCCGCTCGGGGCCGATCAGCGCCTTGGCGCGGCGGCGCACGGCGTCTTCGGGAGCGGCGAACGCGGCGACGCAGATTTGTCCGACGTCGTTGACAAGCCGAGCGATTTCGGCCGCGCGGCGGAGATTCTCCGAGCGCTCTTCGGCGGAGAATCCCAGGTCGCGACTGATCCCGAATCGCAAGGACTGCCCGTCGAGGAGCGCGACGACGCACCCCAGCTCGAACAGGCGGTGCTCCAACTCGCGGGCGAGCGTCGTCTTGCCCGCTGAGCTCGGTCCGGTCACGAGCACGGTCCCGGGCCGGTGCCCGAATCGTGTCGCGCGGCGCTCGGGCGAGACGAGACTCGTCGCACGCTCGAGTCGCCATCCCGTCGGGGCGTCTTGCCAGTGATCGCGGCTTCGCGGAGCGAGCGCTTGACGCACGACGCCCGCGGCGACGGTCTCGTGCGTGATTCGATCGACGAGGATCAGCGCTCCGGTGGTCTTGTTGCGGGCGTACTCGTCGAGGACGAGCGGGTCGTGGAAGCCCACAAAGCACTGGCCAAGCTCGTTCATGCGCAACGTGGCGGCGGGCGTTTCGCACTGCGTGTCGACGTCGATGGCGCAGCGGATGTTGCGCA
This genomic interval carries:
- a CDS encoding type II toxin-antitoxin system death-on-curing family toxin; translation: MVDFLSVSDVLLLHLDQIELYGGDPGVRDLGLLDSAVAQPRATFGGELLHQFPFETAAAYLFHLVQNHPFVDGNKRTGAVAALVFLDLNGIEIEAPPGGLSELTLAVATGQADKARIAAFLQRHAN